A section of the Streptomyces xinghaiensis S187 genome encodes:
- a CDS encoding ABC transporter ATP-binding protein, whose protein sequence is MTPADSRATVDCARNETADRSAALLSVRQLVKTFPGRRTRTGRATPPVRAVDGVSFDVRAGETLGLVGESGCGKSTTGRMLVRLLEPTGGSVAFDGVDISHLGQRAMRPLRRSLQMIFQDPHSSLNPRQRVSRIIADPMLVQGIDAGAARRRAAELMEQVGLIPEHLDRYPHEFSGGQAQRIGIARALATQPRLIIADEPVSALDVSIQAQIVNLLERLQEEMGLAYVFIAHDLSVVKRVCDRVAVMYLGRIVELGERNEVYATPAHPYTRALLSAVPVPDPVVERARERIVLQGDPPSPAEPPSGCTFHPRCFKAQDICRTDQPLLRITGRGEREVACHFPETESV, encoded by the coding sequence ATGACTCCTGCTGACAGCCGGGCCACCGTCGATTGTGCCCGCAACGAGACAGCGGACAGGTCTGCCGCTCTCCTGTCCGTACGGCAGCTGGTCAAGACATTCCCCGGACGGCGTACCCGCACCGGCCGGGCGACCCCGCCGGTGCGCGCCGTGGACGGGGTCAGTTTCGACGTGCGGGCAGGCGAGACCCTCGGACTGGTCGGCGAGTCCGGCTGCGGGAAGTCCACGACAGGCCGCATGCTGGTGCGCTTGCTGGAGCCCACCGGCGGATCGGTTGCCTTCGACGGCGTGGACATCAGCCACCTCGGCCAGCGCGCAATGCGGCCGTTGCGCCGTTCCCTTCAGATGATTTTCCAGGATCCGCACTCCTCCCTGAATCCGCGGCAGAGGGTGTCCCGGATCATCGCCGACCCCATGCTGGTACAGGGGATCGACGCAGGCGCCGCCCGCCGGCGTGCTGCCGAGCTGATGGAACAGGTCGGACTCATCCCCGAGCACCTCGACCGTTACCCGCATGAGTTCTCCGGCGGCCAGGCCCAGCGCATCGGTATCGCGCGGGCCTTGGCGACACAACCACGGCTGATCATCGCCGATGAGCCGGTATCCGCTCTCGACGTCTCCATTCAGGCTCAGATCGTCAACCTGCTGGAGCGTCTACAGGAGGAAATGGGGCTCGCTTATGTCTTCATCGCGCACGATCTGTCCGTGGTGAAACGCGTGTGCGACCGGGTAGCGGTGATGTACCTCGGCCGCATCGTCGAGCTCGGTGAGCGCAACGAGGTCTACGCCACCCCTGCTCACCCGTATACCCGTGCCCTGCTGTCGGCAGTTCCGGTACCCGACCCGGTGGTGGAACGGGCCCGCGAACGCATCGTCTTGCAGGGGGATCCTCCCAGCCCCGCCGAGCCGCCGAGCGGATGCACCTTCCATCCGCGTTGTTTCAAGGCTCAGGATATTTGCCGCACCGATCAGCCGCTATTGAGGATCACTGGCCGAGGCGAACGGGAAGTGGCGTGCCACTTCCCGGAGACGGAAAGCGTCTGA
- a CDS encoding ABC transporter ATP-binding protein produces MGTHPPAGSDEPLLQVRDLHVTFPVSGRRVRAVTGIDFTVEAGRTLGIVGESGSGKSVTSLAVMGLHRTAEVSGSITLSGRELTTLPDRELAKLRGRRMAMIFQDPLSSLHPYYTVGEQIAEAYRVHFKASRRVAHRRAVEMLGEVGIPRPNQRVSDYPHQFSGGMRQRVMIAMALACEPELLIADEPTTALDVTVQAQILELIARIQAERGLGVMLITHDLGVVARVAHEVLVMYAGRGAEQASADALFAEPAHPYTRGLLDSLPRLDDADDAPLRAIPGSPPSLLEPAAGCAFEPRCSRATTAAPRIRELCTSGRPDFAPLRDGHLVACHLPLVTGERVDPGHRPDNPGDPQAPSLERESHDSC; encoded by the coding sequence ATGGGCACTCATCCTCCGGCCGGCTCGGACGAGCCGCTGCTGCAAGTCCGCGACCTGCACGTCACCTTCCCCGTTTCCGGCAGGCGCGTCAGAGCCGTCACCGGCATCGACTTCACGGTCGAAGCCGGCCGCACGCTCGGCATCGTCGGAGAATCCGGTTCAGGGAAGTCCGTCACATCCCTTGCCGTCATGGGCCTGCACCGCACCGCGGAGGTCAGCGGCTCCATCACCCTGTCCGGACGTGAACTGACCACCCTCCCCGACCGCGAACTCGCCAAGCTGCGCGGCCGCCGGATGGCAATGATCTTCCAAGACCCGCTGTCCAGCCTCCACCCCTACTACACCGTCGGCGAGCAGATCGCCGAGGCCTACCGGGTGCACTTCAAGGCAAGCCGGCGCGTCGCGCACCGCCGTGCCGTGGAGATGCTGGGTGAGGTGGGCATTCCGCGCCCCAACCAGCGGGTGTCCGACTACCCCCACCAGTTCTCCGGCGGTATGCGCCAGCGTGTCATGATCGCTATGGCCCTCGCCTGTGAACCCGAACTGCTCATCGCCGACGAGCCCACCACAGCCCTGGACGTCACCGTCCAGGCGCAGATCCTCGAACTCATCGCGCGGATCCAGGCCGAACGCGGCCTCGGAGTCATGCTGATCACCCACGACCTCGGGGTCGTCGCGCGGGTGGCCCACGAAGTGCTGGTCATGTACGCCGGCCGAGGTGCCGAGCAGGCGAGCGCGGATGCCCTCTTCGCCGAACCGGCGCACCCCTACACACGCGGCCTGCTCGACTCGCTGCCCCGCCTCGATGACGCCGATGACGCGCCGCTGCGCGCCATCCCGGGGAGCCCGCCCTCCCTGCTCGAACCGGCAGCGGGATGCGCCTTCGAGCCCCGCTGCTCCCGCGCCACCACCGCGGCCCCCCGGATCCGTGAGCTGTGCACGAGCGGCCGGCCGGATTTCGCCCCGCTGCGCGACGGGCATCTCGTCGCATGCCATCTCCCGCTCGTGACCGGCGAGCGCGTCGACCCCGGGCACCGCCCTGACAATCCCGGCGACCCGCAAGCGCCGTCCTTGGAGAGAGAATCCCATGACTCCTGCTGA
- a CDS encoding ABC transporter permease: MITYLARRLAGVTGVLLAICAITFTIFYLLPADPAAAACGKTCSPERLAEVRHFMGLDQPVWRQFADYLVGIFAGRELGTEPHTLSCGFPCLGYSYENSLPVWELLTDRLPVSASLAFGAALMWLVLGLGAGITAALRKGTMTDRTLMIGAVATASLPVYFTAVMLLYGVVRVAGLLPYPEYVPLTADPAAWATNLILPWTALAVLYAAMYARQSRSSMIEAMAQPYIRTARAKGMPEPTVVVKHGLRSGLTPVLTIFGMDLGGLLAGAVITESIFGIPGVGRLFFDALQRSDQPVILGVTLLAAFFIVAANLIVDILYAFIDPRVRY, from the coding sequence GTGATCACCTACCTCGCCCGCAGACTGGCCGGTGTCACCGGGGTTCTCCTGGCCATCTGCGCTATCACCTTCACCATCTTCTACCTGCTGCCGGCCGATCCCGCCGCTGCCGCCTGCGGTAAGACCTGCAGTCCCGAACGCCTCGCCGAAGTGCGCCACTTCATGGGACTGGACCAGCCCGTCTGGCGGCAGTTCGCCGACTACCTGGTCGGGATCTTCGCCGGACGCGAGCTGGGTACCGAGCCGCACACGCTGAGCTGCGGCTTCCCCTGCCTCGGCTACTCCTACGAAAACTCCCTGCCCGTGTGGGAGCTGCTCACCGACCGGCTGCCCGTCTCCGCGTCGCTGGCCTTCGGCGCCGCGCTGATGTGGCTGGTGCTCGGCCTGGGCGCCGGAATCACCGCGGCCCTCCGCAAGGGGACGATGACCGACCGGACCCTGATGATCGGTGCCGTGGCCACCGCTTCACTTCCGGTCTACTTCACTGCGGTCATGCTCCTCTACGGAGTGGTGCGCGTCGCGGGCCTGTTGCCCTACCCCGAATACGTGCCGCTCACCGCGGACCCGGCTGCCTGGGCCACCAATCTGATCCTGCCCTGGACCGCGCTCGCGGTCCTCTATGCGGCGATGTACGCCAGGCAGAGCCGCAGCTCCATGATCGAAGCCATGGCACAGCCCTACATCCGCACCGCCCGTGCCAAGGGAATGCCCGAGCCGACTGTGGTCGTCAAGCACGGCCTTCGCTCCGGGTTGACGCCGGTGCTCACGATCTTCGGCATGGATCTGGGCGGCCTGCTCGCCGGTGCCGTCATCACCGAGAGCATCTTCGGCATACCCGGCGTCGGCAGACTCTTCTTCGACGCACTCCAGCGATCCGACCAGCCGGTCATCCTCGGTGTCACGCTGCTCGCCGCTTTCTTCATCGTGGCCGCGAACCTCATCGTCGACATCCTCTATGCGTTCATCGACCCCAGGGTGAGGTACTGA
- a CDS encoding ABC transporter permease, whose amino-acid sequence MTSPLKTARLLAGRSPAPAPDSSGASGTPEAPEPAGRAPWRAAWTAVRRDRGALLALGVVALFALMAVAAPLISALGGWSPTEFDKNAIDPYLGGLPKGSFGGIGAEHWLGVEPVTGRDLFARVVYGAQVSLLIAFTATAIVVVVGTAAGIAAGYFGGRVDTVLSRLMDLTMSFPSLIFMIAMMSVAQDVNRVLLMTVVIGIFGWPGIARVVRGETLSLKHREYVEAARVSGSGSWRILTREILPNVSGPIIAYTTLLIPGMISTEAALSFLGVGVRPPTASWGQMISEAVAFYETDPMYFIIPSAFLFLAVLAFTILGDTLRDILDPHGDRA is encoded by the coding sequence ATGACCAGCCCGCTGAAGACCGCCCGGCTCCTCGCCGGGCGGTCCCCAGCCCCGGCCCCCGACAGTTCGGGCGCATCCGGTACTCCCGAGGCGCCCGAACCCGCCGGCCGGGCTCCCTGGCGCGCCGCGTGGACCGCGGTACGCCGTGACCGCGGCGCACTGCTCGCCCTCGGGGTCGTCGCCCTCTTCGCTCTGATGGCCGTCGCCGCACCACTGATCAGCGCCCTCGGTGGCTGGTCTCCGACGGAGTTCGACAAGAACGCCATCGACCCCTACCTCGGCGGACTGCCGAAGGGCTCGTTCGGCGGGATCGGTGCCGAGCACTGGCTCGGAGTGGAACCCGTCACCGGGCGGGACCTTTTCGCCCGCGTCGTGTACGGGGCGCAAGTCTCTCTGCTGATCGCATTCACCGCCACCGCCATCGTGGTCGTGGTCGGTACCGCGGCGGGCATTGCGGCCGGCTACTTCGGGGGCCGGGTGGACACGGTACTCAGTCGCCTGATGGATCTCACCATGTCATTCCCCTCGCTCATTTTCATGATCGCGATGATGTCGGTGGCCCAGGACGTCAACCGTGTCCTGCTCATGACGGTGGTCATCGGGATCTTCGGCTGGCCGGGCATTGCCCGCGTGGTCCGCGGGGAGACGCTGTCCTTGAAACACCGCGAGTACGTCGAGGCGGCCCGCGTGAGCGGATCGGGCTCCTGGCGAATCCTCACCCGGGAGATCCTGCCCAACGTCTCGGGCCCCATCATCGCCTACACCACGCTTCTCATCCCCGGCATGATCAGCACTGAGGCGGCGCTCAGCTTCCTCGGCGTCGGGGTGCGGCCTCCGACCGCCTCCTGGGGGCAGATGATCTCCGAGGCTGTCGCCTTCTACGAAACCGATCCGATGTACTTCATCATCCCCAGCGCCTTCCTCTTCCTCGCCGTGCTCGCGTTCACCATCCTCGGTGACACGCTACGGGACATCCTCGATCCTCACGGAGACCGTGCGTGA
- a CDS encoding ABC transporter substrate-binding protein, with translation MTKRMHVALAASLATSLVLGLGACSTGNDSGGETSDDGRGPGATGVIGGTPKKGGTLTVLSNQDFSHLDPARNWVMPNMDFGVRLLYRTLTTFKAAPGAEGSEIVPDLATDLGRPSEGGKVWTFTLKKGLKYEDGSPVKAQDIKYNVERSFSPDLTGGPDYAQQYLADTEGYQGPLKGKHLKSIEVPDDHTLVFHLKRPVAEFSYTVTLPTFSPVPESREKGVQYDLRPFSSGPYKIARYDRGKQMVLVRNKHWDPDTDSVRKAYPDKIVVKMGFKGGQIDDRIIASQGADASAVEWADMQPASVSKVLSNKETKKRLTAELTGCTDMLHLNTSRAPFDDPKVREAMQYAVDKDGQMTANGGPALNEVATAYLPPSLTGGNKSDVLRVEPGGDPAKAKKLLAEAGKPKGFKTTLTVSTGDKSRAEALQESLSRSGIEVKIQAVDPSVYYDTIGDTKNAPDMAISGWCPDYPSGSTFLPFIFDGRTIKEKGNQGNYAQFRDEEVMKRMDEIADMSDPTKANKAWIELDAQIMAKSPSVPLLWERKPLLAGSNIAGAFGHPMWTGQFDYAVIGLKNPDKSQG, from the coding sequence ATGACCAAACGCATGCACGTTGCCCTGGCGGCGTCGCTCGCGACCTCCCTGGTTCTCGGCCTGGGAGCCTGTTCCACCGGCAACGACTCCGGCGGAGAAACCAGTGATGACGGACGGGGGCCCGGGGCAACCGGTGTCATCGGCGGGACCCCGAAGAAGGGCGGCACGCTGACGGTCCTGTCCAACCAGGACTTCTCCCACCTGGACCCGGCCCGCAACTGGGTGATGCCCAATATGGACTTCGGCGTCCGCCTGCTTTACCGGACCCTGACCACTTTCAAGGCGGCGCCGGGCGCAGAGGGCAGCGAGATCGTCCCAGACCTGGCCACGGATCTGGGCAGACCCTCCGAAGGCGGAAAGGTGTGGACCTTCACTCTGAAGAAAGGGCTGAAGTACGAAGACGGAAGCCCTGTCAAGGCCCAGGACATCAAATACAACGTTGAGCGGTCCTTTTCTCCCGACCTGACCGGGGGCCCGGATTACGCCCAGCAATACCTCGCCGACACGGAGGGGTACCAGGGACCGCTCAAAGGCAAGCACCTGAAGTCGATCGAGGTGCCGGACGACCACACTCTCGTCTTCCACCTCAAGCGCCCTGTCGCGGAGTTCTCCTACACCGTGACCCTGCCGACCTTCTCCCCTGTACCGGAGTCCAGGGAGAAGGGCGTGCAGTACGACCTGCGCCCGTTCTCCTCCGGGCCCTACAAGATCGCCCGCTACGACAGGGGCAAGCAGATGGTGCTGGTCCGCAACAAGCACTGGGATCCCGACACCGACTCCGTCCGCAAGGCGTACCCGGACAAGATCGTGGTGAAGATGGGCTTCAAGGGCGGCCAGATCGACGACCGGATCATCGCCAGCCAGGGCGCGGACGCCTCAGCCGTCGAGTGGGCGGACATGCAGCCGGCGAGCGTGTCCAAGGTGCTGAGCAACAAGGAGACCAAGAAGCGGCTCACCGCGGAGCTGACCGGGTGCACGGACATGCTGCACCTCAACACCTCACGCGCTCCCTTCGACGATCCCAAGGTGCGCGAGGCCATGCAGTACGCGGTCGACAAGGACGGGCAGATGACCGCCAACGGCGGCCCGGCCCTCAACGAGGTCGCCACCGCCTACCTGCCGCCGTCGCTGACCGGTGGCAACAAGTCCGACGTGCTCCGGGTCGAGCCCGGCGGAGACCCGGCCAAGGCGAAGAAGCTGCTCGCCGAGGCCGGCAAACCGAAGGGCTTCAAAACCACCCTCACCGTCTCCACCGGGGACAAGTCCAGGGCCGAAGCGCTGCAGGAGAGTCTGAGCCGGTCCGGGATCGAGGTCAAGATCCAGGCCGTGGACCCGTCGGTCTACTACGACACCATCGGTGACACCAAGAACGCGCCTGACATGGCCATCAGCGGCTGGTGCCCCGATTACCCCTCCGGCTCCACGTTCCTGCCGTTCATCTTCGACGGACGGACCATCAAGGAAAAGGGCAACCAGGGCAACTACGCCCAGTTCCGCGACGAAGAGGTCATGAAGCGGATGGACGAGATCGCCGACATGAGCGACCCCACCAAGGCGAACAAGGCGTGGATAGAACTGGACGCCCAGATCATGGCCAAGTCACCGTCCGTTCCGCTGCTCTGGGAGCGCAAGCCCCTACTGGCCGGCAGCAACATCGCCGGCGCTTTCGGGCACCCCATGTGGACCGGTCAGTTCGACTACGCGGTGATCGGCCTCAAGAACCCTGACAAGAGCCAGGGCTGA
- a CDS encoding aminopeptidase P family protein, producing the protein MTVPVARLNTGSHDMAVSPALEAFMSTAWAPSPLAPDIRVPGHNVTSRRRTSLSARFPGERLLIPAGVLKVRSNDCDYRFRPHSAYAWLTGLTGEDQVGHVLVLEPAGAEGHEAVLYLRPRSPRVGDEFYRDRRYGEFWVGRRPDLEEAATMTGITCRHLDDLTALLAGAQPPTRMVWGVDGSLDSLCGRSLPGSAEHDRDAELAACLAELRLIKDLWEVSQLQLAVDHTATGFEDVVRALPRALRHPRGERWIEGVFNLRARAEGNGTGYDTIAAAGAHACVLHWIRNDGPLARDQLLLLDAGVETDTLYTADITRTLPLSGRFSSVQREVYELVLAAQDAGIAALRPGARFRDFHMAAMRVIAEGLYEWGVLRVPAEEALARDNGLYRRYTLCSSGHMLGLDVHDCAKARAEVYLDGVLEEGQVLTVEPGLYLQPDDETLPLELRGIGVRIEDDLVITADGAHLMSGALPRSVEAVEEWMGSLLNE; encoded by the coding sequence ATGACCGTGCCTGTTGCCCGCCTGAACACAGGCAGCCACGACATGGCGGTCTCCCCCGCCCTCGAGGCCTTCATGAGCACCGCCTGGGCACCCTCGCCTCTGGCACCGGACATCCGCGTTCCCGGCCACAACGTCACCAGCAGACGACGCACAAGCCTGTCCGCGCGCTTTCCCGGGGAGCGGCTGCTGATACCCGCAGGTGTGCTCAAGGTCCGTTCCAACGACTGCGATTACCGCTTCCGTCCGCACAGTGCCTACGCCTGGCTGACTGGTCTCACCGGCGAAGACCAGGTGGGACACGTCCTGGTCCTCGAACCCGCCGGAGCCGAGGGCCACGAGGCCGTGCTCTACCTGCGTCCCCGCTCGCCACGCGTGGGAGATGAGTTCTACCGCGACCGCCGGTACGGCGAGTTCTGGGTCGGCCGCCGACCCGACCTCGAGGAGGCGGCAACGATGACGGGCATCACCTGCCGGCACTTGGACGACCTGACGGCACTGCTGGCCGGCGCCCAGCCCCCGACCCGCATGGTGTGGGGGGTCGACGGCTCGCTCGACTCACTGTGCGGACGCAGCCTCCCGGGAAGCGCCGAGCACGACCGGGACGCCGAGCTGGCGGCCTGCCTGGCCGAGCTGCGGCTGATCAAGGACCTTTGGGAAGTCTCCCAACTGCAACTCGCCGTTGACCACACCGCTACCGGCTTCGAAGATGTGGTCCGCGCTCTCCCCCGGGCTCTGCGGCATCCCCGCGGTGAACGGTGGATCGAGGGTGTCTTCAACCTCCGCGCCCGGGCCGAGGGGAACGGTACCGGGTACGACACGATCGCTGCGGCCGGAGCACACGCCTGCGTCCTGCACTGGATCCGCAACGACGGTCCCCTGGCTCGCGACCAGCTGCTGCTGCTCGACGCCGGGGTGGAAACCGACACCCTGTATACGGCCGACATCACGCGGACCCTGCCGCTGTCGGGGCGCTTCTCGAGCGTGCAGCGTGAGGTGTACGAGTTGGTGCTCGCCGCGCAGGACGCCGGGATCGCGGCGCTGCGGCCGGGCGCCCGGTTCCGCGACTTCCACATGGCGGCCATGCGCGTGATCGCCGAAGGGCTGTATGAATGGGGCGTGCTGCGGGTCCCCGCGGAAGAAGCGCTCGCCCGCGACAACGGTCTGTACCGCCGCTACACCCTGTGCAGCAGCGGGCACATGCTCGGTCTCGATGTGCACGACTGCGCGAAAGCCCGGGCGGAGGTGTACCTCGACGGAGTCTTGGAGGAGGGGCAGGTACTCACCGTGGAGCCCGGGCTGTATCTGCAACCCGATGACGAGACATTGCCTCTGGAACTGCGCGGCATCGGTGTCCGCATCGAGGACGACCTCGTGATCACCGCTGACGGTGCGCACCTGATGTCCGGGGCACTCCCCCGCAGCGTGGAGGCCGTGGAGGAATGGATGGGCTCCTTGCTCAACGAATGA
- a CDS encoding GntR family transcriptional regulator, whose translation MAHLKPGKIISVQEHLRDQVAHALRAALIAGELRPGVVYSAPTLAAEFGVSATPVREAMLDLAREGLVEAIRNKGFRVTEMTERDLDNYTEIRRLIEIPTIGVITTTAEPEQLEALRPAAEEIVAAAREHDLIGYLEADRRFHLDLLALTGNNHLVEVVGDLRKRSRLYGLTELDQAGVLVDSAQEHIRLLDLMLSGDAEGAQELMRHHLSHVRTLWAAGKQDADKPSALRLPNR comes from the coding sequence ATGGCTCACCTGAAGCCGGGCAAGATCATTTCGGTTCAGGAGCACCTGCGCGACCAGGTGGCCCATGCCCTGCGTGCTGCTCTGATCGCAGGGGAACTGCGCCCGGGTGTCGTCTACTCCGCTCCAACTCTCGCGGCAGAGTTCGGTGTCTCGGCCACCCCCGTCCGCGAAGCCATGCTCGACCTGGCTCGTGAGGGCCTGGTGGAAGCGATCCGCAACAAGGGATTCCGCGTCACTGAGATGACCGAGCGGGACCTGGACAACTACACCGAGATCCGCAGGCTCATCGAGATCCCAACCATCGGAGTGATCACCACCACGGCCGAACCCGAACAGCTCGAAGCGCTACGCCCGGCAGCGGAAGAGATTGTGGCTGCCGCCCGTGAGCACGACCTCATCGGCTACCTTGAGGCAGACCGCCGATTCCACCTCGACCTGCTCGCCCTGACCGGGAACAACCACTTGGTGGAGGTGGTCGGAGACCTGCGCAAGCGTTCCAGGCTTTACGGTTTGACGGAACTCGATCAGGCCGGGGTGCTGGTCGACTCGGCACAAGAGCACATTCGGCTACTGGATCTCATGCTCAGCGGCGACGCCGAAGGTGCTCAGGAGCTCATGCGTCATCACCTCAGTCACGTGCGCACCTTGTGGGCCGCGGGGAAGCAGGACGCCGACAAGCCCAGCGCGCTGCGGCTGCCCAACCGCTAG
- a CDS encoding aldehyde dehydrogenase family protein has product MTPQATPADPAVFTSRNPADPSDIVIEFPGCGEEAVIQAAQRARQAQAEWLGAGVAARSEALCKAADAIERAADEMTGLVIREVGKPLAEARAELAHTVSIWRYYSRVLYEPSGALHEPSAGPGMLLTRRRPLGTAGLITPWNFPLAIPSSKAAPALAAGNAVILKPAPEATACALHLAEALRDVLPDGLLQVVPGGPRVGEALVHLADVVSFTGSTAVGKAVVRTATACDTPVQAEMGGQNAAIVLPDADIPQAAAHIAAAIAGYAGQKYTATSQVIAVGSAREPLRDALAERLGAMPAADPGSASTICGPVISLAARHRVAEMRMSALAAGACLLAGGADGHTAPRSGWYVNPTLLEAVPDGHELLEDVVFGPIAVLQEANGLDQAVHLANAGRQGLVTSLHTTDLESALYGSDHLETSMVGVNAPTTGVDYFPLSLGGTEGSGHGPHEEGRADLDFYTSRQTISLLPGGS; this is encoded by the coding sequence GTGACCCCCCAGGCGACCCCGGCGGATCCCGCAGTTTTCACCTCACGCAACCCCGCCGACCCGTCCGACATCGTCATAGAGTTCCCCGGCTGTGGAGAGGAAGCCGTGATACAGGCGGCGCAGCGCGCCCGACAAGCCCAGGCGGAGTGGCTCGGCGCCGGGGTGGCCGCCCGCTCGGAGGCGCTGTGCAAGGCTGCTGACGCGATCGAGCGTGCCGCAGACGAGATGACTGGTCTGGTGATCCGGGAAGTCGGGAAGCCGCTCGCCGAAGCCCGCGCCGAACTCGCTCACACTGTGTCGATCTGGCGGTACTACTCCCGAGTGCTCTATGAGCCCTCGGGCGCTCTGCACGAGCCTTCGGCCGGCCCGGGGATGCTGCTGACCCGGCGGCGCCCCCTCGGCACGGCAGGGCTGATTACGCCGTGGAACTTCCCCTTGGCCATTCCCAGTTCGAAGGCAGCTCCGGCACTCGCGGCCGGCAACGCCGTCATTCTCAAACCGGCCCCGGAAGCCACCGCATGTGCGCTCCACCTGGCCGAAGCCCTGAGAGATGTGCTCCCCGACGGCCTGCTGCAGGTCGTTCCGGGCGGTCCGCGCGTTGGCGAGGCCCTGGTTCACCTGGCCGACGTGGTGTCGTTCACCGGGTCCACCGCCGTCGGCAAAGCCGTGGTACGCACGGCCACCGCATGTGATACTCCGGTGCAGGCGGAGATGGGCGGGCAGAATGCGGCGATAGTTCTGCCAGACGCGGACATCCCCCAGGCCGCTGCGCACATAGCGGCAGCCATCGCCGGGTACGCCGGGCAGAAATACACGGCGACCAGCCAGGTGATCGCCGTCGGATCAGCGCGTGAGCCACTGCGTGACGCCCTGGCCGAACGGCTTGGCGCCATGCCGGCAGCCGACCCCGGCTCCGCTTCCACGATCTGCGGTCCGGTCATCTCCCTTGCCGCCCGCCACCGGGTCGCGGAAATGCGGATGAGCGCTCTTGCTGCGGGCGCGTGTCTGCTCGCGGGAGGCGCCGACGGGCATACCGCCCCCCGAAGCGGGTGGTATGTCAACCCCACGCTTCTCGAAGCGGTGCCGGACGGCCATGAGCTGCTCGAGGACGTTGTCTTCGGCCCCATCGCCGTGCTGCAGGAGGCGAACGGTCTCGACCAGGCGGTGCACTTGGCCAACGCGGGACGGCAAGGTCTGGTCACCTCACTCCACACCACCGACCTGGAGTCTGCTCTGTACGGTAGCGACCACTTGGAGACCAGCATGGTCGGTGTGAACGCACCGACGACCGGTGTCGACTACTTCCCCCTTTCCCTCGGGGGAACAGAGGGGTCCGGCCACGGTCCCCACGAAGAGGGTCGGGCTGACCTGGACTTCTACACCAGCCGGCAGACCATCTCCCTGCTGCCCGGTGGATCCTAG
- a CDS encoding proline racemase family protein: MRSHRIIHVVDSHTEGMPTRVVTGGVGTIPGSTMAERRTHFLQHLDHLRTLLMYEPRGHAAMSGAILQPPTRQDADWGVLFIEVSGCLPMCGHGTIGVATVLVETGMVPVTEPVTEVRLDTPAGLVVAEVRVEDGAARAVTLRNVPSYSAGLNRTADVPGYGPITYDLAYGGNFYAILPLEQLGLPFDRTRKDDILRAGLAVMKTINAVDQPVHPEDSAIKGCHHVQLLAPNADSVRSRHAMVIHPGWFDRSPCGTGTSARMAQMHARGELPLHRDFINESFLGTSFTGRLLEETEIAGLPAVVPAITGRAWVTGTAQFFLDPTDPFPEGFLL, translated from the coding sequence GTGCGCAGCCACCGCATCATCCACGTCGTCGACTCCCACACCGAGGGCATGCCCACCCGCGTCGTCACCGGAGGAGTCGGAACGATCCCCGGATCCACCATGGCCGAGCGCCGCACCCACTTCCTGCAGCACCTTGACCACCTGCGGACACTGCTGATGTATGAGCCGCGGGGGCATGCCGCGATGAGCGGGGCGATCCTGCAACCCCCCACCCGGCAGGACGCCGACTGGGGTGTGCTCTTCATCGAAGTGTCCGGCTGCCTGCCGATGTGCGGCCACGGCACCATAGGTGTCGCCACGGTACTGGTGGAGACGGGTATGGTGCCGGTGACCGAGCCGGTGACCGAAGTGCGACTCGACACCCCGGCAGGCCTGGTCGTCGCCGAGGTGCGGGTCGAGGACGGCGCCGCGCGGGCAGTGACCCTGCGCAACGTGCCCTCATACAGTGCCGGTCTGAACCGGACGGCCGACGTCCCCGGGTACGGCCCCATCACCTATGACCTCGCCTACGGCGGCAACTTCTACGCGATCCTGCCGCTGGAGCAGCTCGGGCTCCCCTTCGACCGGACCCGCAAGGACGACATCCTCCGGGCCGGGCTGGCCGTGATGAAGACCATCAACGCCGTGGACCAGCCCGTTCACCCGGAAGACTCCGCCATCAAGGGATGCCACCACGTGCAACTGCTGGCACCCAACGCGGACTCGGTCCGCTCGCGGCATGCCATGGTCATTCACCCGGGCTGGTTCGACCGCTCACCCTGCGGCACCGGGACTTCGGCGCGCATGGCCCAGATGCACGCACGCGGCGAACTGCCGCTCCACCGCGACTTCATCAACGAATCATTTCTCGGTACGTCCTTCACCGGTCGGCTCCTCGAAGAGACGGAAATCGCGGGTCTGCCCGCCGTCGTACCGGCCATCACCGGGCGCGCCTGGGTCACCGGCACCGCCCAGTTCTTCCTCGACCCGACAGACCCCTTCCCGGAAGGCTTCCTGCTGTGA